Below is a window of Diaminobutyricibacter sp. McL0608 DNA.
CGCACTCGAGTCCGGCGCCGTCGAGGTCGAACCCGGAAGCGTCGAGCTCGCGTACGGGCACCTGCCGATCCTCGATGGCGACCAGGCGGCCGCCGTCGCGCGGGAAGGCGTGCTCCTCGACGCCAGGGCCGGCGAACGGTATCGCGGTGAGACCGAGCCGATCGATCCGCGTGCGGGCCACATCCCGGGCGCTGTCAGCGCACCGACGACGGAGAACCTGGGATCAGACGGGCGGTTCCTTCCGCCCGAGCAGCTCGCGGCCCGATTCGCAGCGTTGGGTGTGCGTAAGGATGCGCCGGTCGGCACCTACTGCGGCTCCGGCATCACCTCCGCTCACGAACTCATCGCGCTGGAACTCGCCGGCTACGACGGCGCGGTCTACCCGGGGTCGTGGTCGGCGTGGTCGAACGATCCCGCCCGCCCGGTGGCCACGGGACTTGGAGGGGTGTAACAGTGGGCAACAGCGCTTTGACCGCACCCGGGCCGCGCCTAATGTCTACGCATGACCACTGTGGACACTCACCTGATCGGGCGGCCCGCCGGCCCGCTCGCGCACCGTGATGTCCTCGACCCGGCGGCGGTGAGCGCAACGGACGCAATCCTCGACTCGGCGACCGCACTCATCGGCAACACGCCCGTCGTCGAGCTGCATTCGCTCACCCGGGGGCTGCCGGGACGCGTGCTCGTCAAACTCGAATGCCGTAACCCGGGCGGTTCGTCGAAGGATCGTGTCGCGCTCAACATGATCCGTACCGCGGAAGCGACCGGTGTCCTCCGGCCTGGCGGCACGATCGTCGAGGCGACATCGGGCAACACCGGCATCGGACTCGCCCTTGTCGGCCGGCTCACCGGACACCCCGTGGTCATCGTGCACAGCGCCGACATCTCCGACGAGAAACGCGCCGTGCTCACCGCCTACGGCGCCCGGCTCGTGCAGGCCGACTGGGATGCCGAACCCTCCGATCCCGCCAATCCGCGCGCCGTCGCCGATCGCATCGCAGCCCAGACACCGGGCGCCTGGCGTTCGTCGCAGTTCGAGAACCTGGCCAACCCACACGCGCACTACCAGTCCACCGGGCCCGAGATCTGGCGCCAGACGGCGGGAACCGTCACACATCTCGTCGCATCCATCGGCACCGGCGGCACCGTCAGCGGGGCCGGACGCTTCCTCAAGACGTGAGCGCCGGCGCCGTGCGGGTCATCGGCGCGAACCCTGCCGGCTCGACCTACGCCGGCGACGCCCCCGGCCAGATCGTCGTCGACGGCGTCGGCACGAGCTGGCCTCGCGAATTCTGGCCGACGACCTTCGACCGCGACCTCGTAGACGAGGTGCGAACCGTCGACGACCGAACCGTCTATGCGACCGTCCACCGTCTCGCGGGGGAGGAGGCCCTGCTCCTCGGCCCGTCGTCCGGGCTGGCCGTCGCGGTAGCCGTCGAGCAAGCCCGAACGGCCGCGCCCGGCTCGGTGATCGTGGCGATCGCGCCCGACGGCGGCATCAACTACCTGACCAAGGCATACAACCCCGAGTGGCTGGCGAAAGCCGGACTCACCCCAACCACCGAGTGACGGCGAGTAGTTTCACACCATGACCCTTCTGCATTTCGGCTGGTTCCTCGGCGCCGGATTCGGCGTCCAGGGCTGGGGCGACCCCACCTACGGCATCGGCTACGACTGGAAGCAGCCGCAGGTCTACCAGGATGCCGCGCGCCTGTTCGAAGCGAGCGGGTTCGACCTGTTCATCATCGAGGACGGCGTCGCCGTACCCGACACCTACGGCGGGACCGCGGAGGTGAACCTCGCCAACGCGCGCTTCGTCCCGAAGCACGACCCGCTGCCCCTCGTTCCCTACCTTCTCGGGGCCACCCGCGACCTCGGAATCGTCCCGACCCTGAGCGCCAGCTTCTATGAGCCGTTCACCGCGGCCCGGCTCCTCGCGACCCTCCAGCATTTCGCAGGCGGCCGCCTCGGCTTCAACGTGGTGACGAGCGGATCGGACCTCGCAGCCCAGAACTACAACCTCGACAAGCAGGTCGAGCACGACCTCCGCTACGACCGCGCCGACGAATGGGTCGACGTGGTTCGCCGCCTGTGGCGCAGCTGGGATGCGGACGCCGTCCTCGAAGACACGGAGCGCGGGGTCTACGCCGACTTCACGAAGGTGCGCCCGATCAACCACGAGGGACGATTCTTCCGCGTGCGGGGTCCTCTCAACACGGTGCCGCCCGTCGAGGAGCCGGTCATGGTGCAGGCCGGCGCGTCTGGTCGCGGCCGTGATTTCGCAGGCAAGAACTCCGACGTCATCCTGGCTCTCGCATCCACACCTGAACGGATGCGCGACTACCGCAACTCCATCCGCGAGGTCGCGGCGGCCAACGGGCGGGATCCGGATGCGGTGAAGGTTCTGTTCGTCGTCAACCCGGTGGTGACGGCGAATGCGGCCGAGACCGAGACGGTGAAGGCGGCGCGGGCCGAACTCACGCAGTCGGCGATCGACGAAGCGCTCCAGTCGATCTCGTACCTGTCAGGCGTCGACTTCAAGAAGTTCGACCTCGATGCGCCGCTGCCGGCTGTGACGACCAACAGCAACCAGGGCACCCTCGACAATTTCGTGAGTTCGGCGCCCGCCGGTTCGACGCTGCGCGAGATCCTTCAGGTCCGCGCCCGCAAGGACGGTCTCGCGATCGTGGGAACCGCCGACGAGATCGCCGAACACCTGGGCGAGCTGGGTGAGGCCGTCGGAGGCGACGGGTTCCTCTTCACCGGCCAGGTGCATCCGGCGCACGTGCACCGCACCCTCGACCCCCTCGTGCCCGCCCTGCGGCGGCGCGGCCTGATCCGCACGGAATTCGGCGGTGCGGGACTGCGCGCCAACCTCCGGGAGTTCTAGCGTGACCGCGGAGATCGTCACACTGGGTGCCGACGCTCCGACGACGGCGGACCTCGTCGCGATCGCGGATGGCGCTCGCGTCGAGATCGGTCCGGATGCACGCCAGGCGATCGAAGCATCCCGCGCCGTCGTCGAGGCGGCGATCGCGGACGGACTCCCGGTCTACGGTCTCAACACGCGCCTCGGCGCCGGACGGGACGACCGGGTCGGCGACGACGAGCTGCTCGACTATCAGAGGCTCGTCATCGCGAACCATCGCGGCGGCGTGGGCGAGGCGCTGGGGGAGCGGCAGGTGCGCGCCCTGATCGCCGCCAGGCTCAGCGGCTTCACGCGCGGCGGGGCAGGTGTGCGGATCGAACTCGCGCAGGCGTATGCCGACTTGCTGAACGCGAACATCCACCCGGTGGTTCCCGCCCGCGGCTCGGTGGGCGCTGCGGACCTCACGCATCTGGCCGAGGTGGCGGCCGTCCTCACCGGGGGCGGGCGGGCATTCATCGACGGAGTTGTGGTGCCGGGTGAGGAGGCTCTGACCGCCGCCGGGCTCGAGCCCATCGTCCTGGCGCCGCATGAAGGCCTCGCGGTCCTGAGCTCGAACGCGTACAGCGTCGGCGCGGGGGCGCTCGTGCTGTCGGCACTGGCCCGCCGGGTCGACGCCTGGGATTCCGTCGTCGCGCTCACGCTCGAAGCCGTCGGCTCTGCGGGACCGGCCGGCAACCTGACCGCGTTCAGCGCGGAGATCGCGGATGCTCGCGGCGGCGCCGGTCAGCGCTCGTCGGCCGGGGTGATCCGGGCCGCACTCCTCGGCAGCGCGCTCGCCGCATCCGACCGGAGCGTGACCGTGCAGGACCCGATCGCGTTCCGCACGGTGCCGCAGATCCACGGGGCGCTTCGGGAAGCGCTCGATCACGGCGTACATGAGATCGACCTCGAAGTGGCCGCGCGATCCGACAACCCGCTCGTCGACGTCGGGACGGGGCGGATGATCTCCGGCGGGAACTTCCAGGCGATCCCTCTCGCCCTCGCCCTGGAGAACATCCGGCTGGCGCTCGCGCACGTCGCTTCAGCGAGCGAGCGACGCATCTCCGCACTGTCCGGGGCGCTCACCACGGCCCGACGGGAGGGGAGGACGCGCGTGCCCGGGCTCCTGGCCTATTCGGCTGCGGCAGCCCTCGCCGAGGTGAGGCAGCTGGCCGCACCCGCGACGCTCGGAGTGACGACCCTGTCGGGTGTGGAGGACCACGCGTCCCTCGCACCGCTGGCCCTCCAGCTGCTCGAGCGGTCCGCCGCACTGGTGGACGAGCTCGCGGCGATCGAAGCGCTCCACGCGGTCGACCTGCTCCGGGTTACGGATGCGCGGCCGACGGGCGCCGGAACCGGACCGATTTTCGCAGGGGTCGACGAGGCCGTTGCCGCCGGGATCCCTGCCGCCGACCTCGTTCCGCTGGTCGTCGCGACGATCAGGTGACCGACAGGCTGTCCTCAGCGATCGGCAGCGGGCAGCTCTTTCTCGAACGACAGGTAGCCGATCGCCTCGTAGTCCGCATCCAGATCGAAGAGCGGCCTGTAGCCGAGTGACAGGTAGAGGGCGACCGCTTCGGGCTGTCGTGCGCCGGTGGTGAGCTCGATCCGCCTGATCCCGCGTGAGGCGGCCTCGGCCTCGAGCTCGGCCATCACCCGCCGGGCAAGGCCTTTGCGGCGGTGCTCCGAATGCGTCCACACCCGCTTCACCTCCACCGTCTCGTCGTCGATGCGCATGAAGGCTCCGCCGGCGACCGGGGCGCCGTCGACGAGAAGGAGGAGGAACACTCCGCCCGTCGACTCGTGGAAGCGCTCAGCGGGGTAGCGGGACAACTCGGCCGACGAGGGGATCCCGTCGTTGAAGCCGTAGCGCTCGTCGTATTCGCGGGACAACTCCTCGACAAGCGGCGAAGCAAGCGGGTCATCCGGGCTGGAGTGGATGACGGTCGCCGTCGATGCGAAATCGTTAGGCAAAACAGGCACTCACCGACGATATGCCGGGCGCGTGCGCGTCACAACACGAATTCTTCACACTTCGTCACGCCGCGCGTCACTGTTGTGCAAGTAATCGCGAAATATGCCGGAAATCTCTGCGAAAAGTTGCGTTGCACGCGTGAATTAGGTTGATTGTCAGCGCCAGCGCTGAGGTAGGCTCCACTCACCGCGATTCTCATCCCCACCAAGAGAAGGAATACATTCATATGCGAACCCGTTATGCGGCCCCTGCGCTGCTCGCAATCGCAGCGCTCGCGCTGACCGGCTGCGTCGACAACTCGACCCCGTCGAGCAGCAACTCCCCGTCGACCAGCGGCAACGCCTACGGCGTGACGAAGGACGCGACGCTCGCGGCATCGCTCCCCAGCAAGATCAAGTCGGCCGGTGCCATCACGGTAGGCATGGACGACACGTACGCCCCCAACGAGTACAAGGACGACAACGGCAACCCCGCCGGATGGGAAGTCGACCTGACCAACGCCATCGGCGACAAGCTCGGCGTCAAGATCAACTACGCGATCGCGAAGTTCGACAACATCATCCCCAGCATCACCGGCGGCAAGGACGACATGGGAATGTCGTCGTTCACCGACACCGTCGAGCGCGAGAAGCAAGTCGACTTCGTCAACTACTACTCGGCAGGCATCCAGTGGGCGTCGGCCAAGGGCAAGACGGTCGACCCCGACAACGCCTGTGGACTCAAGGTCGCCGTCCAGTCGACCACCTTCGAGGACACCGATGAGGTTCCCGCGAAGTCGAAGGCGTGCACCGACAAGGGCAAGCCGGCCATCCAGGTCTTCCGCTTCGACGCCCAGGACCAGGCGACCAACGCGGTCGTCCTCGGCCAGGTCGACGCCATGAGCGCTGACTCGCCCGTCACCCTCTATGCGATCTCGCAGACCGGTGGCAAGCTCCAGACCGCAGGCAACACGTTCGACGTCGCGCCGTACGGCATCCCGGTCGCCAAGGGTTCGGACTTCGGCCCGGTCCTGCAGAAGACCGTCCAGGCGCTGATCGAAGACGGAACCTACGGCAAGATCCTCGACAAGTGGGGTGTTGCAGATGGTGGCGTCAAGACCGTCGACTTCAACGCCGCGTCGAAAGGCTAATCGATAATGTCCCTGGGCAACCAGGACCGTCCGGTGGCGGCCACAGTGCCGTCGCCGGACGGCGGCCACGATTCACAGCCGATCAAGGCGATCAAGCTGCGTCACCCCTGGCGCACCCTCATCGCCGTCGCTCTGATCGTCATCGTCGTTCTCTTCGTGCTCGACGCCGCCAACCGTGAGGCCTACGGCTGGCCGACGGTAGGCAAGTACCTCTTCGACAAGCGCATCAGTGCAGCCGCGCTCGTCACCCTCGAACTGACGGTGATCTCGATGATCATCGCGATCATCCTGGGCCTCATCCTCGCAATCATGCGGCTGTCGCCGAACCCGGTCGTCAAGTCGGTCGCCTGGCTGTACCTGTGGATCTTCCGCGGAACACCGATCTATGTCCAGCTCGTGTTCTGGGGCCTCATCGCCCTGATCTATCCGACCATCGAGCTGGGTCGCGGCATCCTCCACGATCCGATCGTCCTGATGGACAACTTCGCGCTCAACACGTTCGTGATCGCGATCATCGGCCTGTCACTCAACGAAGCTGCGTACATGGCTGAGATCGTGCGAGCCGGACTCCTCTCGGTCGATCGCGGGCAGGAGGAGGCGGCCACCGCGCTCGGCATGGGCTGGGGGCTCACCATGCGGCGCATCGTGGTGCCGCAGTCGATGCGCATCATCATCCCGCCGACCGGCAACGAAGTCATCTCGATGCTGAAGACGACGTCGCTGGTGGCGGCCATCCCGCTCACCACCGACCTCTACGGTGTCGCGCGCGACATCTCCGCGGTGACGTTCACACCCGTCCCGCTGCTGATCGTCGCATCCATCTGGTACCTGTTCTTCACCTCGATCCTGATGGTGGGCCAGTACTTCCTGGAGAAGCGGTTCTCGCGTGGTGTCGGGGCCCGGCGTCCTGACAAGAACGACGGCATCGCGATCACGGCCGCGACGCCGGTCATCGACGGCAACGACGTGGGAGGCAAGGGATGAGCGGCACGCCGATGGTCCTCGCAGAAGGCGTTTCGAAGAGTTTCGGTTCGAATGAGGTGCTGAAGAGCATCTCGCTGTCAGTGGAGCCCGGTGAAGTGCTCTGCATCGTCGGACCGAGCGGTTCGGGCAAGTCAACGTTCCTGCGCTGCATCAACCACCTCGAGCGGGTGGACGCGGGCCGGCTCTCGGTCGACGGCCAGCTGGTCGGCTACCAGCAGCGCGGCGACAAGCTGTACGAGCTGAAGCCGAAGGAGGCAGCGCGTCAGCGCCGTGACATCGGGATGGTCTTCCAGCGTTTCAACCTGTTCCCGCACATGACGGCTCTCGAGAACGTCATCGAGGCTCCGATCCACGTGAAGGGCCTGTCGAAGTCGCAGGCCGTCGCGCGCGCAGAGGAACTGCTCACGCGGGTGGGCCTCGGCAACAAGGGCGACCACTACCCGGCACACCTGTCGGGCGGTCAGCAGCAGCGCGTAGCGATTGCGCGGGCACTCGCCATGGAGCCGAAGCTGATGCTGTTCGACGAGCCGACCTCTGCGCTCGACCCCGAGCTGGTCGGCGAGGTCCTCGACGTGATGCAGGGGCTAGCGAAATCGGGCATGACCATGATCGTGGTAACCCACGAGATGGGCTTCGCACGCGAAGTGGCCGACTCGCTGGTCTTCATGGACGGCGGTGTCGTCGTCGAGTCCGGCGACCCGCGTGAGGTGCTCGCCAACCCGCAGCACCAGCGCACGCGGGCCTTCCTCTCGAAGGTCCTCTAGCCGCCCAGCATCTCCACCGAGAATCGCCCCTCTGGCCGAGCTGACCTCGCCGAGGGGCGATTCTCGATGCGGCCGGCGATTCTCGGCGCCGACCGGAGGCGGGTCAGCCCTCCAGGACTTTGCGGATGCGCTGCACCGAGACGGTCTCAGCCGTGCCCAGCGACTGCGCGAACAGGCTCACCCGGAACTCCTCGAGCATCCAGCGGGCGTGAACCAGCGACGGTGGCGCGTGCGGCGCCGGAGGGATGCGCCCACCGGCGTCCGCATACATCGCCGCGGCGGTCTCGACCTGGGTCATCCAGGCGCGATCGCGGGCCGGATTCGTCGGGAGCGCCGCCATCCGCTGGCCGATGCCGTTCAGGTACCGCGGCAGGTGCCGCAGCTGCTCGAGACCTGTCGCGGAGACGAAACCGGGGTAGACGAGGCCCGCGAGCTGTCC
It encodes the following:
- a CDS encoding amino acid ABC transporter ATP-binding protein translates to MSGTPMVLAEGVSKSFGSNEVLKSISLSVEPGEVLCIVGPSGSGKSTFLRCINHLERVDAGRLSVDGQLVGYQQRGDKLYELKPKEAARQRRDIGMVFQRFNLFPHMTALENVIEAPIHVKGLSKSQAVARAEELLTRVGLGNKGDHYPAHLSGGQQQRVAIARALAMEPKLMLFDEPTSALDPELVGEVLDVMQGLAKSGMTMIVVTHEMGFAREVADSLVFMDGGVVVESGDPREVLANPQHQRTRAFLSKVL
- a CDS encoding ABC transporter substrate-binding protein, translating into MRTRYAAPALLAIAALALTGCVDNSTPSSSNSPSTSGNAYGVTKDATLAASLPSKIKSAGAITVGMDDTYAPNEYKDDNGNPAGWEVDLTNAIGDKLGVKINYAIAKFDNIIPSITGGKDDMGMSSFTDTVEREKQVDFVNYYSAGIQWASAKGKTVDPDNACGLKVAVQSTTFEDTDEVPAKSKACTDKGKPAIQVFRFDAQDQATNAVVLGQVDAMSADSPVTLYAISQTGGKLQTAGNTFDVAPYGIPVAKGSDFGPVLQKTVQALIEDGTYGKILDKWGVADGGVKTVDFNAASKG
- a CDS encoding NtaA/DmoA family FMN-dependent monooxygenase (This protein belongs to a clade of FMN-dependent monooxygenases, within a broader family of flavin-dependent oxidoreductases, the luciferase-like monooxygenase (LMM) family, some of whose members use coenzyme F420 rather than FMN.) — its product is MTLLHFGWFLGAGFGVQGWGDPTYGIGYDWKQPQVYQDAARLFEASGFDLFIIEDGVAVPDTYGGTAEVNLANARFVPKHDPLPLVPYLLGATRDLGIVPTLSASFYEPFTAARLLATLQHFAGGRLGFNVVTSGSDLAAQNYNLDKQVEHDLRYDRADEWVDVVRRLWRSWDADAVLEDTERGVYADFTKVRPINHEGRFFRVRGPLNTVPPVEEPVMVQAGASGRGRDFAGKNSDVILALASTPERMRDYRNSIREVAAANGRDPDAVKVLFVVNPVVTANAAETETVKAARAELTQSAIDEALQSISYLSGVDFKKFDLDAPLPAVTTNSNQGTLDNFVSSAPAGSTLREILQVRARKDGLAIVGTADEIAEHLGELGEAVGGDGFLFTGQVHPAHVHRTLDPLVPALRRRGLIRTEFGGAGLRANLREF
- a CDS encoding amino acid ABC transporter permease encodes the protein MSLGNQDRPVAATVPSPDGGHDSQPIKAIKLRHPWRTLIAVALIVIVVLFVLDAANREAYGWPTVGKYLFDKRISAAALVTLELTVISMIIAIILGLILAIMRLSPNPVVKSVAWLYLWIFRGTPIYVQLVFWGLIALIYPTIELGRGILHDPIVLMDNFALNTFVIAIIGLSLNEAAYMAEIVRAGLLSVDRGQEEAATALGMGWGLTMRRIVVPQSMRIIIPPTGNEVISMLKTTSLVAAIPLTTDLYGVARDISAVTFTPVPLLIVASIWYLFFTSILMVGQYFLEKRFSRGVGARRPDKNDGIAITAATPVIDGNDVGGKG
- a CDS encoding pyridoxal-phosphate dependent enzyme produces the protein MSAGAVRVIGANPAGSTYAGDAPGQIVVDGVGTSWPREFWPTTFDRDLVDEVRTVDDRTVYATVHRLAGEEALLLGPSSGLAVAVAVEQARTAAPGSVIVAIAPDGGINYLTKAYNPEWLAKAGLTPTTE
- a CDS encoding GNAT family N-acetyltransferase; this encodes MPVLPNDFASTATVIHSSPDDPLASPLVEELSREYDERYGFNDGIPSSAELSRYPAERFHESTGGVFLLLLVDGAPVAGGAFMRIDDETVEVKRVWTHSEHRRKGLARRVMAELEAEAASRGIRRIELTTGARQPEAVALYLSLGYRPLFDLDADYEAIGYLSFEKELPAADR
- a CDS encoding PLP-dependent cysteine synthase family protein → MTTVDTHLIGRPAGPLAHRDVLDPAAVSATDAILDSATALIGNTPVVELHSLTRGLPGRVLVKLECRNPGGSSKDRVALNMIRTAEATGVLRPGGTIVEATSGNTGIGLALVGRLTGHPVVIVHSADISDEKRAVLTAYGARLVQADWDAEPSDPANPRAVADRIAAQTPGAWRSSQFENLANPHAHYQSTGPEIWRQTAGTVTHLVASIGTGGTVSGAGRFLKT
- a CDS encoding sulfurtransferase — translated: MPTLIQADELAAALAASTPPRLLDVRWKLGGPPGRPLHEAGHIPGAVYVDLDTELAGHGLPIEGRHPLPGIETLQAAARRWGLNPGDSVVVYDDLSAMSAARAWWLLRHAGFDDVRVLDGGLAMWIAAGYALESGAVEVEPGSVELAYGHLPILDGDQAAAVAREGVLLDARAGERYRGETEPIDPRAGHIPGAVSAPTTENLGSDGRFLPPEQLAARFAALGVRKDAPVGTYCGSGITSAHELIALELAGYDGAVYPGSWSAWSNDPARPVATGLGGV
- a CDS encoding aromatic amino acid ammonia-lyase, coding for MTAEIVTLGADAPTTADLVAIADGARVEIGPDARQAIEASRAVVEAAIADGLPVYGLNTRLGAGRDDRVGDDELLDYQRLVIANHRGGVGEALGERQVRALIAARLSGFTRGGAGVRIELAQAYADLLNANIHPVVPARGSVGAADLTHLAEVAAVLTGGGRAFIDGVVVPGEEALTAAGLEPIVLAPHEGLAVLSSNAYSVGAGALVLSALARRVDAWDSVVALTLEAVGSAGPAGNLTAFSAEIADARGGAGQRSSAGVIRAALLGSALAASDRSVTVQDPIAFRTVPQIHGALREALDHGVHEIDLEVAARSDNPLVDVGTGRMISGGNFQAIPLALALENIRLALAHVASASERRISALSGALTTARREGRTRVPGLLAYSAAAALAEVRQLAAPATLGVTTLSGVEDHASLAPLALQLLERSAALVDELAAIEALHAVDLLRVTDARPTGAGTGPIFAGVDEAVAAGIPAADLVPLVVATIR